The bacterium genome includes the window GATTGGGGCGTACGATTTTAGAGCTGGGCGGTAACAACGCCATCATCATTACGCCGGACGCAGACCTCAAGCTGGCGTTGCCGGCAGTGGTCTTCGGCGCCGTGGGCACAGCCGGTCAACGCTGTACCACCACCCGCCGCTTGATCATTCATGAATCTGTCTATGAAAAAGTGAAAACCGCTCTGCTCAAGGCCTACAGCGGCCTGGCCATCGGTACGCCCATGGATGAAAAAAATCACATGGGCCCTCTGGTGGATCGGGATGCGGTGCAGACCTTTATTGAAGCGTTGGAGAAATGCAAGGCGGCCGGAGGCCGAATCCTTTTTGGCGGCAAAACCCTGCAGGGACCGGGCTATGAATCCGGTTGTTATGTTTCCCCCGCTCTAGTGGAGGCGGAGAACCATTGGCCCATCGTGCAGGAGGAGACCTTTGCGCCCATCCTCTATCTGATCAAGTATCAGGGCGGCATCGAGGAGGCGATACGGCTGCACAACGCGGTGCCGCAGGGATTGTCCTCTTCCATCTTTAGCACGGATCTGCGCGAGACCGAAGCGTTTCTGTCCCACGCCGGTTCGGATTGCGGAATCGCCAATGTCAACATCGGCACTTCGGGAGCAGAGATCGGGGGCGCCTTTGGCGGCGAGAAGGCCACCGGCGGCGGACGCGAATCCGGCTCCGATGCCTGGAAAGCCTACATGCGGCGTCAGACCAACACCATCAACTGGTCTGACCAGCTGCCGCTGGCACAGGGCATTCGCTTTGAAGTATGACACGTCGCTGGCTGTAGGGATGAACCAATCGGCACAATGATAACGCCCCTCCTCTTCAGGCAGGGCCGCGGACGTATGAACATTGGTCGATGTGATTAGAGCAATCGGATGATTTATGGTTGATACAAGAAGGGGAGGTTACGAAAGCGCCTGCGCACTATTCAGCCGGGTGTCGTGGGCATCGTCCTTTTTGTTTTGATTCCTGGCCATTTGAATGACGGCTATTCCGATGCAGCGAGCCTGATCCACGCCCGACTAGAGGAAATCTTTGCAGCGGGGTTCACGGGGATAGTCATCCCTGTTCATCGTCTTTTTTCCCCTTGACAAGCTGGTTGCGAAACTCGATGGCGTAAAAATCCAGCACGGTCAAGAAAAACGCAGCGATGATGGGACCGATGATAAAGCCCATCACGCCGAACATGGCGATGCCGCCGAGGGTGGAGAAAAAAATGAGCAGATCGTGCATGC containing:
- a CDS encoding aldehyde dehydrogenase family protein, which translates into the protein MDFLHKLGIEKTNYGSCSGVTWGETVDQGALDVISPVDGQKIAAVHLASASDYEQIMDRATAAFTEWRMVPAPKRGEIVRQIGHKLREYKDPLGRLVTCEMGKSLQEGWGEVQEMIDICDFSVGQSRQLYGFTMHSERPRHRMYDQYHPLGVVAVITAFNFPVAVWAWNAMIAAVCGDVVLWKPSSKAPLCAIAVQKIVQSVLVQNRLPEGIFNLIIGRGATIGERILQDPRIPLVSLTGSTRVGQHTAREVAGRLGRTILELGGNNAIIITPDADLKLALPAVVFGAVGTAGQRCTTTRRLIIHESVYEKVKTALLKAYSGLAIGTPMDEKNHMGPLVDRDAVQTFIEALEKCKAAGGRILFGGKTLQGPGYESGCYVSPALVEAENHWPIVQEETFAPILYLIKYQGGIEEAIRLHNAVPQGLSSSIFSTDLRETEAFLSHAGSDCGIANVNIGTSGAEIGGAFGGEKATGGGRESGSDAWKAYMRRQTNTINWSDQLPLAQGIRFEV